In one Alnus glutinosa chromosome 12, dhAlnGlut1.1, whole genome shotgun sequence genomic region, the following are encoded:
- the LOC133851931 gene encoding protein NETWORKED 3C-like → MMMKNQSSNWWWLDSHNGSRRSLWLQSTLTELDEKTKAMLKVIEEDADSFAQRAEMYYKKRPELISMVEEFYRAHRSLAERYDQLKSDSSTRLLTTLGSPFSSTKTRPEKLESMTDDNCSETCDPEESDESDESEVDDPEQEDEAQDDQEIKEEEIPSRTSNDEVRKLREEIERLEAENRIQKDELVQKDEEKREVIRQLSLAVDVLKDENVRLRKCLARDSSDPKKRILFDFNKFKGTFLGNLFSGSSKVSVVAL, encoded by the exons ATGATGATGAAGAATCAATCATCAAATTGGTGGTGGCTTGACAGCCACAACGGCTCAAGGCGTTCACTATGGCTTCAATCCACTCTTACAG AGCTGGATGAGAAGACAAAGGCCATGCTAAAAGTGATTGAAGAAGATGCAGATTCCTTTGCTCAACGTGCAGAGATGTATTACAAGAAGCGACCGGAGCTAATCAGCATGGTTGAAGAGTTTTATCGGGCTCACCGTTCATTAGCCGAGCGATATGATCAACTGAAGTCGGACTCTAGCACTCGCCTCCTGACAACCTTGGGGTCCCCATTTTCTTCAACTAAAACTCGACCAGAAAAGTTAGAGAGTATGACGGAcgacaactgctcagagacttGTGACCCTGAAGAGTCTGATGAGTCTGATGAGTCCGAAGTTGATGATCCTGAACAGGAAGATGAAGCTCAAGAtgatcaagaaattaaagaagagGAAATTCCAAGTAGGACCAGCAATGATGAAGTGAGGAAATTGAGGGAAGAAATAGAGAGACTTGAAGCAGAGAACAGAATTCAGAAAGATGAACTAGTGCAGAAAgatgaagagaagagagaggtgATAAGACAGCTGAGTTTAGCGGTGGATGTGCTCAAGGATGAAAACGTGAGGCTGAGGAAGTGTCTTGCTAGAGACTCCTCCGACCCCAAGAAACGGATTCTTTTTGATTTCAACAAATTTAAGGGGACATTTCTAGGGAACTTGTTTAGTGGATCCTCGAAGGTTAGTGTTGTTGCTTTGTAG
- the LOC133851926 gene encoding uncharacterized protein LOC133851926, whose protein sequence is MQTAATKANKKAKFRGPPEEAVETEDDGDPDGGKAVSCPGAIASGFEVRLEGMVGSDDSEGGSVTPPGEGNRGVMSGDRAGENRGTPGKTAGAAEIVETFLLGASDANADEDW, encoded by the coding sequence ATGCAAACAGCAGCCACCAAAGCCAACAAAAAAGCCAAGTTTAGAGGCCCGCCGGAGGAAGCTGTAGAAACAGAGGATGATGGCGACCCAGATGGGGGGAAGGCCGTATCATGTCCGGGAGCCATAGCATCCGGGTTTGAAGTCCGGCTTGAAGGAATGGTCGGCAGTGATGACTCAGAAGGAGGAAGTGTGACACCGCCGGGAGAAGGAAACAGGGGAGTGATGTCTGGGGACAGAGCTGGAGAGAACAGAGGAACACCTGGCAAGACAGCAGGCGCAGCTGAAATAGTTGAAACTTTCCTACTTGGTGCTTCAGATGCTAATGCTGATGAAGACTGGTAG
- the LOC133851033 gene encoding probable indole-3-pyruvate monooxygenase YUCCA10, with protein MPEQVAIIVGAGPSGLATAACLSRQSTPYIILEREDCFASLWKKYAYDRLQLHLGKQFCELPHMPFPLSFPKYVPKTLFIQYLDDYVSHFKISPLHRRTAESAEYNEVSKRWHVKARNASSGEVEEYFGRFLVVATGEATDPYTPEIEGLDTFSGEVLHSTQFKSGKQFSNKKVLVVGSGNSGMEIALDLVNHGAKYTSIIVRSPVHIVSREMVYLALILLKRIEVGMVDSLLVMLSKLVFGDLSKYGIRRPSEGPFYMKVKYGKYPVIDVGAYKKIKSGEIQVLPAEIASVSGKDVLFEDGKARSFDTIVFCTGFKRSTNLWLKGDGYLLNDDGLPKPNYPDHWKGKNGLYCVGLSRRGLYGASVDAQNIANDIKSLM; from the exons ATGCCGGAACAAGTAGCCATAATCGTCGGAGCTGGCCCCTCCGGCCTTGCCACGGCTGCGTGCTTAAGCCGCCAATCAACCCCATACATAATCCTCGAGAGAGAAGATTGTTTTGCTTCTCTGTGGAAGAAATATGCTTACGACCGTCTCCAGCTCCACCTTGGCAAGCAGTTCTGCGAGCTCCCCCACATGCCATTCCCTCTCTCTTTCCCAAAATACGTACCCAAAACCCTCTTCATACAATACTTAGACGACTATGTCTCCCATTTCAAGATCAGTCCCCTGCACCGGAGGACCGCGGAGTCGGCAGAGTACAATGAGGTCTCCAAGAGATGGCACGTAAAGGCAAGGAATGCGAGCTCCGGTGAGGTTGAGGAATATTTTGGAAGGTTTTTGGTGGTGGCGACTGGGGAAGCCACGGATCCTTATACGCCGGAGATTGAGGGATTGGACACTTTCTCCGGTGAGGTTCTTCATTCTACTCAGTTCAAATCTGGGAAGCAGTTCTCAAACAAGAAGGTTTTGGTTGTTGGGTCTGGGAATTCTGGCATGGAAATCGCATTGGACCTCGTAAATCATGGTGCCAAGTACACTTCCATTATTGTTCGAAGCCCG GTTCATATCGTGTCAAGGGAAATGGTGTACTTAGCGTTGATTTTGTTGAAGCGTATAGAGGTTGGCATGGTGGACTCGTTGCTGGTGATGCTTAGCAAGCTGGTTTTTGGGGATCTGAGCAAGTATGGAATAAGAAGGCCTAGCGAAGGTCCTTTCTATATGAAGGTTAAATACGGCAAGTATCCGGTCATCGACGTCGGCGCCTATAAAAAGATCAAGTCCGGTGAAATTCAG GTGTTGCCGGCGGAAATAGCAAGCGTGAGTGGGAAGGACGTACTTTTCGAGGACGGCAAGGCACGTTCATTCGACACAATAGTTTTTTGTACTGGCTTCAAGAGGTCCACAAACTTGTGGCTTAAG GGGGATGGTTATCTTTTGAACGATGATGGCCTTCCGAAGCCAAATTATCCTGACCACTGGAAGGGAAAGAATGGCTTATACTGCGTTGGACTATCAAGAAGAGGACTATATGGAGCGAGTGTTGATGCACAAAATATTGCTAATGATATCAAGTCTCTCATGTAA